The following are encoded in a window of Methylocystis rosea genomic DNA:
- a CDS encoding DUF1013 domain-containing protein: MGNAPLMPKATAVWLVENTSLTFDQIADFCKLHPLEVKGIADGEVAAGIRGHDPITSGQLTREEIEKAEKNSDHRLHLSVSKVVVPEVKKARGPRYTPLSRRQDRPNAILWLVRNHPELKDAQIMRLVGTTKTTLKAIRERTHWNSAALTPMDPVTLGLCSQIDLDFEVNRAAKDKPATVEDHGQTLVPASVTTSPRPEPSTTEDVFGKAKPAAPPDDEDNFDADRVFGRLKDVDFGE; encoded by the coding sequence ATGGGCAACGCCCCGCTGATGCCGAAGGCCACGGCCGTTTGGCTCGTCGAAAATACATCGCTGACGTTCGATCAGATCGCCGATTTCTGCAAATTGCATCCGCTGGAGGTGAAAGGCATCGCCGACGGCGAGGTCGCGGCGGGGATTCGTGGCCATGATCCGATCACCTCCGGGCAGCTCACGCGCGAGGAGATCGAAAAGGCCGAGAAAAACTCGGACCATCGCCTCCATCTCTCCGTCTCCAAGGTCGTCGTGCCGGAGGTCAAAAAGGCGCGCGGTCCGCGCTATACGCCCCTCTCGCGCCGCCAGGACCGTCCGAACGCGATTTTGTGGCTCGTGCGCAACCATCCGGAGCTGAAGGACGCCCAAATCATGCGTCTCGTCGGCACGACAAAGACGACCCTGAAGGCGATCCGCGAGCGCACCCATTGGAATTCCGCGGCGCTGACGCCGATGGACCCGGTGACGCTCGGGCTTTGCTCGCAGATTGATCTCGACTTTGAGGTCAATCGTGCGGCGAAGGACAAGCCGGCGACCGTGGAGGATCATGGCCAGACGCTGGTTCCCGCAAGCGTCACCACCAGTCCGCGGCCTGAGCCGTCCACGACCGAGGACGTCTTCGGCAAGGCCAAGCCAGCGGCGCCGCCGGACGATGAAGACAATTTCGACGCCGACCGCGTATTCGGACGGCTCAAGGACGTCGATTTCGGCGAGTAA
- the purM gene encoding phosphoribosylformylglycinamidine cyclo-ligase, which produces MQQRNSGLTYAGAGVDIDAGNRFVDMIRPAVRSTRRSGADGEIGGFGGVFDLKAAGFSDPVLVAANDGVGTKVKIAIESGLHETIGIDLVAMCVNDLIVQGAEPLFFLDYYAAAKLDPNVATSVVKGIAAGCVEAGCALLGGETAEMPGLYARGDYDLAGFAVGAAERDRLLPRDVHAGDVLFGLPSSGVHSNGYSLVRSVVKHAGLAWSATAPFARDLNLAKALLTPTRIYVKPLLAALKATPHIVALAHITGGGFPDNLPRVLPSGLGVALDLSTFAPPPVFRWLAETGGIAASEMLRTFNCGIGMVVVASEPAASEVESALRAVGEKPVRIGEVIETDAERVVTHGTLTL; this is translated from the coding sequence ATGCAACAGAGAAATTCGGGCCTTACCTACGCTGGCGCCGGCGTCGACATCGACGCAGGCAATCGGTTCGTCGACATGATCCGTCCCGCCGTGCGTTCGACGCGGCGCTCCGGCGCCGACGGCGAGATCGGCGGCTTTGGCGGCGTGTTCGATCTCAAGGCGGCCGGCTTTTCCGATCCTGTCCTCGTCGCGGCAAACGACGGCGTCGGCACCAAGGTGAAGATCGCGATCGAATCCGGCCTGCATGAGACGATCGGAATCGATCTCGTCGCCATGTGCGTCAACGACCTGATCGTTCAGGGCGCCGAGCCGCTTTTCTTCCTTGATTATTATGCGGCGGCCAAACTCGACCCGAACGTCGCGACGTCGGTGGTGAAGGGCATCGCCGCCGGTTGCGTCGAGGCGGGGTGCGCCCTGCTTGGCGGCGAGACCGCCGAAATGCCCGGCCTCTATGCGCGCGGCGACTATGACCTCGCCGGCTTCGCGGTCGGCGCCGCGGAGCGTGATCGCCTTCTCCCCCGCGATGTCCATGCCGGCGACGTGCTTTTCGGACTGCCTTCTTCCGGCGTCCATTCCAATGGCTATTCGCTCGTACGCAGCGTTGTGAAGCACGCCGGACTAGCGTGGAGCGCCACCGCGCCTTTCGCGCGAGACCTCAATCTGGCGAAGGCGCTGTTGACGCCGACCCGCATCTACGTGAAGCCCCTGCTCGCGGCCTTAAAGGCGACGCCGCATATCGTCGCCCTCGCCCATATCACCGGCGGCGGCTTTCCCGACAATCTCCCGCGCGTGCTGCCCAGCGGGCTCGGCGTCGCGCTCGATCTGTCGACGTTCGCGCCTCCGCCGGTTTTCCGTTGGCTCGCCGAGACGGGAGGCATCGCGGCGAGCGAGATGCTGCGCACGTTCAACTGCGGAATCGGCATGGTGGTGGTGGCCTCCGAGCCCGCCGCGAGCGAGGTGGAGTCGGCGTTACGCGCCGTCGGCGAGAAGCCGGTGCGCATCGGCGAAGTCATCGAGACGGACGCCGAGCGGGTCGTTACGCACGGGACTCTGACGTTGTGA
- the purN gene encoding phosphoribosylglycinamide formyltransferase, which produces MTRLRTAILISGRGSNMDALIAAARDPSFPAEIALVLSNRPDAPGLAKAKAAGVATAAVDHKIYAGREEFERSLQLVLETYRIQFICLAGFLRMFTPWFVGLWRGRMLNIHPALLPSYRGLDTHERALADGVKIHGATVHFVVPEMDEGPIVAQAAVPVLDDDTPDTLAARVLAQEHVIYPMALRLVASGAVRIEGNRVLAAPAPREAALIVPGAIAPTQGIS; this is translated from the coding sequence GTGACGCGGCTGCGCACCGCGATTCTCATCTCGGGTCGCGGCTCAAACATGGACGCGCTGATCGCCGCCGCCAGGGACCCCAGCTTTCCGGCTGAAATTGCCCTTGTGCTTTCCAATCGCCCCGATGCGCCAGGTCTCGCCAAGGCGAAGGCCGCCGGCGTCGCGACGGCCGCGGTCGACCACAAGATCTACGCCGGACGCGAGGAATTCGAGCGTTCGCTGCAATTGGTGCTGGAAACCTACCGCATCCAATTCATTTGCCTCGCCGGCTTTCTGCGCATGTTCACGCCCTGGTTCGTCGGCCTCTGGCGCGGGCGCATGCTCAATATCCACCCTGCCCTGCTGCCCTCCTATCGCGGACTCGACACGCATGAGCGTGCGCTGGCCGACGGCGTAAAGATTCACGGCGCCACCGTGCATTTCGTCGTGCCGGAAATGGACGAAGGTCCGATCGTCGCGCAGGCCGCCGTGCCTGTGCTCGACGACGACACGCCGGACACCCTCGCCGCCCGCGTGCTTGCGCAGGAGCATGTCATCTATCCGATGGCGCTGCGGCTGGTCGCGTCGGGCGCCGTGCGGATCGAAGGCAATCGCGTGCTCGCGGCGCCGGCGCCCCGCGAGGCGGCCCTTATCGTTCCCGGCGCCATCGCGCCGACCCAAGGAATTTCATGA
- a CDS encoding glutathione S-transferase family protein, which produces MTITLYCFRPVAGLPDASPFVTKAMVLLKMAGLDYVEDRSGFSKAPKGKQPYVNDDGETVADSTFIRFHIEKKYGVDFDAQLSAEQKAIGWCVEKMCEEHLYWIIVHTRWMDDANFERGPARFFSSVPALARPLAKWFIRRKIAKSLWAQGMGRHSPSEIEALGVRDIEALATLIGDKPYLFGDAPCGADATVFAFVASVLSPMSESAVRNAALANANLVAYRDRIMQAYFPENAPA; this is translated from the coding sequence ATGACGATCACGCTTTACTGCTTCCGCCCCGTCGCCGGACTGCCGGACGCATCGCCTTTCGTGACGAAAGCGATGGTGCTTCTGAAGATGGCCGGCCTCGACTACGTCGAAGACCGCAGCGGCTTCTCGAAAGCGCCGAAGGGCAAGCAGCCCTACGTCAACGACGACGGCGAAACCGTCGCCGATTCGACCTTCATCCGCTTCCATATCGAAAAGAAATACGGCGTGGACTTCGACGCACAGTTAAGCGCCGAGCAAAAGGCGATCGGCTGGTGCGTCGAAAAGATGTGCGAAGAACATCTCTATTGGATCATCGTCCATACCCGCTGGATGGACGACGCCAATTTCGAACGCGGTCCGGCGCGTTTTTTCTCGAGCGTGCCAGCCCTCGCGCGCCCGCTGGCGAAATGGTTCATTCGTCGCAAGATCGCCAAATCGCTTTGGGCGCAGGGCATGGGCCGTCACAGCCCGTCGGAAATCGAGGCGCTCGGCGTGCGCGACATCGAAGCGCTCGCGACGCTGATCGGCGACAAGCCCTATCTCTTCGGCGACGCGCCCTGCGGCGCCGACGCTACGGTCTTCGCCTTTGTGGCGTCGGTCTTATCGCCGATGTCGGAGAGCGCCGTTCGCAACGCGGCGCTGGCGAACGCCAACCTCGTCGCCTATCGCGACAGGATCATGCAGGCGTATTTTCCTGAGAACGCGCCGGCATAG
- the ndk gene encoding nucleoside-diphosphate kinase, giving the protein MAIERTFSILKPDATKRNLTGKINALIEEAGLRIVAQKRIRMSREQAEAFYAVHKERPFFGELVDFMISEPVVVQVLEGENAIARYREVMGATNPANAAPGTIRKEHALSVGENSVHGSDAPETAAVEIAQFFSGNEIVG; this is encoded by the coding sequence ATGGCGATCGAACGCACTTTTTCCATTCTCAAGCCCGACGCGACGAAGCGCAATCTCACCGGCAAGATCAACGCGCTGATCGAAGAGGCGGGCCTGCGCATCGTCGCTCAGAAGCGCATCCGCATGTCGCGCGAACAGGCGGAAGCTTTTTACGCCGTGCATAAGGAGCGCCCCTTTTTCGGCGAACTCGTCGACTTCATGATTTCCGAGCCCGTCGTCGTGCAGGTGCTCGAAGGCGAGAACGCCATCGCGCGCTACCGCGAAGTCATGGGCGCGACCAATCCCGCTAACGCCGCGCCGGGCACGATTCGCAAGGAACATGCGCTGAGCGTCGGCGAGAATTCGGTGCATGGCTCCGACGCGCCGGAAACCGCGGCGGTGGAAATCGCGCAGTTCTTTTCCGGCAACGAGATCGTCGGCTAA
- the tpiA gene encoding triose-phosphate isomerase, with translation MTRRPLVAGNWKMNGLRASLAEIEAMGAAYDDALRARAELIVCPPATLIAVARDSAARGGLGLGGQDCHAAASGAHTGDISAEMLKDAGASYVIVGHSERRSDHGETDADVQAKAAAALRAGLTPIICVGETRAEREAGDALSIVGAQIEGSLPADAPPYIVVAYEPVWAIGTGLTPTTEDVAEMHAFARERIEARLGGGKSGDVRILYGGSVKPSNARELMHVANVDGALVGGASLTAKDFIGVASAYRRSGEAGQSDGLE, from the coding sequence ATGACTCGTCGTCCGCTCGTCGCCGGAAACTGGAAAATGAACGGGCTGCGCGCCTCGCTGGCCGAGATCGAGGCGATGGGCGCCGCCTATGACGATGCGCTGCGCGCGCGCGCCGAACTTATCGTCTGCCCGCCGGCCACCTTGATTGCGGTTGCGCGCGATAGCGCGGCGCGCGGAGGCTTGGGCCTTGGCGGGCAGGATTGCCATGCCGCCGCCAGCGGCGCTCACACGGGCGACATTTCCGCCGAGATGCTCAAGGACGCCGGCGCGTCCTACGTCATCGTCGGCCACAGCGAGCGCCGTTCGGACCATGGCGAGACCGACGCCGACGTTCAGGCGAAGGCCGCCGCCGCCCTGCGCGCCGGGCTGACGCCGATCATTTGCGTCGGCGAAACGCGCGCCGAGCGAGAGGCAGGCGACGCGTTGAGCATTGTCGGCGCGCAGATCGAGGGTTCGCTCCCCGCCGACGCGCCCCCTTACATTGTCGTCGCCTATGAGCCGGTGTGGGCCATCGGAACGGGGCTGACGCCGACAACCGAGGACGTCGCCGAAATGCACGCCTTCGCGCGCGAGCGGATCGAAGCCAGGCTCGGCGGCGGCAAGAGCGGCGATGTGCGCATTCTCTATGGCGGCTCGGTCAAGCCGTCGAACGCCCGCGAATTGATGCATGTCGCCAATGTCGACGGCGCGCTGGTCGGCGGCGCGAGTTTGACGGCCAAGGATTTTATCGGCGTCGCGAGCGCCTATCGCCGATCAGGCGAAGCTGGACAATCGGACGGGCTCGAATAA
- a CDS encoding ArsR/SmtB family transcription factor, producing the protein MEIEAALACLSALSQSTRLEAFRLLVRHEPEGLPAGDVARALCVPQNTLSAHFNVLSQAKLVISARTGRSIVYRADLSRLNALARFLAEDCCGGAPCAPADSLARIKCESRQ; encoded by the coding sequence ATGGAAATAGAAGCGGCTCTCGCCTGTCTGTCCGCGCTTTCGCAGTCGACGCGGCTCGAAGCCTTCCGCTTGCTCGTCCGGCACGAGCCCGAGGGTCTGCCGGCCGGCGACGTCGCCCGCGCGCTCTGCGTTCCACAAAACACGCTCTCCGCCCATTTCAACGTTCTTTCGCAGGCGAAGCTCGTCATCAGCGCCCGCACCGGCCGCAGCATCGTCTATCGGGCGGATCTTTCTCGGCTGAATGCGCTGGCGCGCTTCCTTGCCGAAGACTGTTGCGGCGGCGCGCCATGCGCCCCCGCCGACTCTCTTGCACGCATCAAATGTGAGTCTCGCCAATGA
- a CDS encoding arsenate reductase ArsC, which yields MTDRIYNVLFLCTGNSARSIMAEALLRERGAGRFHAYSAGSHPKGEVNPYALETLETMGLPSEGYHSKSWDEFARPDAPRMDFVFTVCDSAAGEACPAWPGQPMTAHWGIEDPAAVEGSDIEKQRAFATAFRYLRNRVDQFCAIPLHRLDKLALSQRLREIGEMEGATSPNAVAE from the coding sequence ATGACCGACAGGATCTACAATGTGTTGTTCCTCTGCACCGGCAACAGTGCGCGTTCGATCATGGCCGAAGCGCTGCTGCGCGAGCGCGGCGCCGGCCGGTTCCACGCCTATTCCGCCGGCAGCCATCCCAAGGGCGAGGTGAACCCTTACGCGCTCGAAACGCTTGAGACGATGGGCCTTCCTTCCGAAGGCTATCATTCCAAAAGCTGGGACGAGTTCGCCCGCCCTGACGCGCCCCGCATGGATTTCGTCTTCACCGTCTGTGACAGCGCAGCGGGTGAAGCTTGTCCGGCATGGCCCGGTCAGCCAATGACGGCGCATTGGGGCATCGAAGACCCTGCGGCGGTGGAAGGAAGCGACATAGAAAAGCAGCGCGCCTTCGCCACGGCCTTTCGCTATCTGCGCAACCGCGTCGATCAGTTCTGTGCGATTCCGCTGCATCGCCTCGACAAGCTCGCGCTCAGTCAGCGCCTGCGCGAGATCGGCGAGATGGAAGGCGCAACATCGCCGAACGCGGTCGCGGAGTAA
- the arsB gene encoding ACR3 family arsenite efflux transporter, with product MTIFERYLSLWVALCIVAGVALGHFLPGVFHAIGAMEVAKVNLPVAALIWLMITPMLMKIDFAALAEVGRHWRGIGVTLAVNWAIKPFSMALLGWIFIGYLFRPYLPADQIDSYIAGLILLAAAPCTAMVFVWSNLIKGEPHFTLSQVALNDAIMIVAFAPIVGLLLGLSSIVVPWDTLFLSVVLYIVVPVIVAQVARKRLLAAGGEKGLAKALAHIGPASLIALLATLVLLFGFQGEQIIRQPAIIAMLAAPILIQVYFNAGLAYLLNRAAGEAHCVAGPSALIGASNFFELAVAAAISLFGFDSGAALATVVGVLIEVPVMLSVVWIVNRSKGWYERGALRSPDQVSAHIDLP from the coding sequence ATGACTATTTTCGAACGCTATCTCTCGCTCTGGGTGGCGCTCTGCATCGTCGCCGGCGTCGCGCTGGGCCATTTTTTGCCGGGCGTGTTTCACGCCATTGGCGCGATGGAGGTCGCAAAGGTCAATTTGCCCGTCGCCGCGCTCATCTGGCTGATGATCACGCCGATGCTGATGAAGATCGACTTTGCCGCGCTTGCGGAAGTCGGCCGTCACTGGCGCGGGATTGGCGTCACGCTCGCCGTCAACTGGGCGATAAAACCCTTTTCCATGGCGCTGCTCGGATGGATTTTCATCGGCTATCTGTTTCGACCCTATCTGCCGGCGGACCAGATCGACTCTTATATCGCCGGCCTGATCCTGCTCGCAGCCGCGCCTTGCACCGCCATGGTGTTCGTGTGGTCGAATCTCATCAAGGGCGAGCCGCATTTCACGCTGAGCCAGGTCGCGCTCAACGACGCAATCATGATCGTCGCTTTCGCGCCCATCGTCGGGTTGCTGCTTGGACTGTCCTCGATCGTCGTGCCGTGGGACACGCTGTTTCTCTCGGTGGTTCTCTATATCGTCGTTCCGGTGATCGTCGCCCAAGTCGCCCGCAAACGGTTGCTCGCGGCAGGCGGTGAAAAAGGCCTCGCGAAGGCGCTCGCGCATATCGGCCCGGCGTCGCTGATCGCGCTGCTCGCGACGCTCGTTCTGCTCTTTGGTTTTCAGGGGGAACAGATCATCCGGCAACCCGCGATCATCGCCATGCTCGCGGCGCCGATACTGATCCAGGTCTATTTCAACGCCGGGCTCGCCTATCTGCTCAATCGCGCGGCGGGAGAAGCCCATTGCGTCGCCGGCCCTTCGGCGCTGATCGGGGCGAGCAATTTCTTTGAACTGGCGGTCGCGGCGGCCATCAGCCTCTTTGGCTTTGACTCGGGCGCGGCGCTCGCCACGGTTGTTGGCGTCCTGATCGAAGTTCCAGTGATGCTGAGCGTTGTCTGGATCGTCAATCGGAGCAAGGGCTGGTATGAGCGCGGAGCGCTGCGATCTCCCGATCAAGTCTCCGCGCACATCGATCTACCCTAA
- a CDS encoding glutaredoxin family protein: MRLLPLRIALVALLGLAFAWLQFAERPGSQPAQTEWREDGRLHVFFSPDCPHCHEAIEFLKQGRKIAYVLHDISKPSSEALFRRVVKHYGLEDPAVPLFVRGSRYVIGFDSAQTTGREILALLSGQETGARRAAESKIIIPLIGEVDPTHHSLLALTALMGLSDGFNPCAMWVLIYLISLIVNIQDRQKIWWLVGTFVLASGVLYFLFMTAWLNTFLFIGYIRPLTQLIALTAIGFGLDHLIGVAATRGEIVCDVGDMEQRQRTMQWGRRIVAAPVGIASLVMVIALAFAVNAIEFICSAALPAIYTHLLALTDLPIALHYAYIGLYVAFFMLDDLIIFGLAAFAVQKIVNTRYAAISRLIGGVVLIGLGGWMLAR, encoded by the coding sequence TTGAGACTTCTTCCGTTGCGCATTGCGCTTGTCGCTCTCCTTGGCCTCGCCTTCGCGTGGCTGCAATTCGCAGAGCGGCCCGGGTCGCAACCTGCGCAAACCGAATGGCGAGAAGATGGCCGGCTGCATGTGTTTTTCTCGCCCGACTGTCCGCATTGCCATGAAGCCATCGAGTTTCTCAAACAGGGGCGCAAGATCGCTTACGTGCTACATGATATTTCAAAGCCGTCGAGCGAGGCGCTCTTTCGAAGAGTCGTGAAGCACTACGGCCTAGAAGACCCAGCCGTTCCCCTCTTCGTGCGCGGCTCGCGCTATGTCATTGGCTTTGACTCAGCGCAAACCACTGGGCGCGAAATTCTCGCGCTGCTTTCCGGCCAGGAAACTGGCGCGCGACGCGCCGCCGAATCGAAAATCATCATTCCTCTCATCGGCGAAGTTGATCCGACGCATCATTCCCTTCTCGCGCTGACAGCGCTCATGGGCTTGTCGGACGGGTTCAATCCATGCGCGATGTGGGTGCTGATCTACCTGATCTCTCTCATCGTGAATATTCAGGATCGACAAAAAATCTGGTGGCTGGTCGGCACGTTCGTGCTCGCTTCAGGAGTCCTGTACTTCCTGTTCATGACCGCGTGGCTCAACACTTTTCTCTTCATTGGATATATTCGTCCGCTCACGCAGCTCATCGCGCTGACGGCCATCGGTTTCGGCCTCGACCATCTCATCGGCGTCGCCGCAACCCGCGGAGAGATCGTCTGCGACGTGGGCGACATGGAGCAGCGCCAGCGCACAATGCAGTGGGGGCGCAGGATCGTCGCCGCGCCCGTAGGGATCGCTAGCCTCGTCATGGTGATTGCGCTGGCCTTCGCCGTGAACGCGATCGAATTCATCTGCTCTGCAGCATTGCCGGCGATCTACACGCACTTGCTTGCGTTGACCGATCTGCCGATCGCTCTGCACTATGCCTACATCGGGCTCTATGTCGCCTTTTTCATGCTGGACGATCTCATCATCTTCGGATTGGCGGCCTTCGCCGTGCAGAAAATTGTCAATACCCGCTATGCCGCCATCAGTCGCCTGATCGGGGGAGTCGTTCTCATTGGCCTCGGCGGTTGGATGCTGGCGCGTTGA
- the ppk2 gene encoding polyphosphate kinase 2, with protein sequence MDETVNAVGEAGGEALVTKVAAEPADVQAAEPAALPRAPHQDVRRLRADAEAVRKAFESGEFPYKTRLSEKVYLRHMELLQVELLKAQNWVKETGQRIVLLFEGRDAAGKGGTIKRFMEHLNPRGARVVALEKPSERERSQWYFQRYIQHLPAAGEIVFFDRSWYNRAGVERVMNFCTPNEYLDFMRQCPDLERMFVNSGVRLYKYWFSVTREEQQRRFRSRMNDPLKQWKLSPIDRASMDKWDDYTEAKEAMFFFSDTADAPWIVIKSDDKKRARLNCMQHFLSSLDYPNKDHSVVHGPDPLIVGASAHVIGRDEHILGKSLAMDAEKKRKRSR encoded by the coding sequence ATGGATGAAACCGTTAACGCCGTAGGTGAGGCCGGCGGAGAGGCTCTCGTTACCAAAGTCGCGGCTGAGCCCGCGGACGTCCAAGCGGCCGAGCCCGCGGCGCTTCCCCGCGCGCCACATCAGGACGTGCGTCGCCTGCGGGCTGACGCCGAGGCGGTGCGGAAGGCGTTTGAATCAGGAGAATTTCCCTACAAGACCCGCCTGAGCGAGAAGGTCTACCTGCGGCACATGGAGCTCCTCCAGGTGGAGCTCCTCAAGGCGCAAAACTGGGTGAAGGAGACCGGTCAACGCATCGTCTTGCTGTTCGAGGGGCGCGACGCCGCCGGCAAGGGCGGCACCATCAAGCGCTTCATGGAACATCTCAATCCGCGCGGCGCGCGGGTCGTCGCCTTGGAAAAGCCTTCCGAGCGCGAGCGCAGCCAGTGGTATTTCCAGCGCTACATCCAGCACCTGCCGGCGGCGGGCGAGATCGTTTTCTTCGACCGCTCCTGGTACAATCGCGCCGGCGTCGAGCGGGTGATGAATTTCTGCACCCCGAACGAATATCTCGACTTCATGCGCCAATGTCCCGATCTTGAGCGCATGTTCGTCAATTCCGGCGTTCGCCTCTACAAATATTGGTTCTCGGTGACGCGCGAGGAGCAGCAGCGCCGCTTCCGCTCGCGCATGAATGATCCCTTGAAGCAGTGGAAACTATCGCCGATCGATCGCGCGTCGATGGACAAATGGGACGATTACACCGAGGCGAAGGAGGCGATGTTCTTCTTCTCCGACACGGCCGACGCGCCCTGGATCGTCATCAAATCGGACGACAAAAAGCGCGCGCGCCTTAATTGCATGCAGCACTTTTTATCGAGCCTCGATTATCCGAATAAAGATCATAGCGTCGTACACGGGCCCGATCCGCTCATCGTCGGCGCCAGCGCACATGTTATCGGCCGCGACGAGCACATTCTGGGCAAGTCGCTTGCGATGGACGCCGAGAAGAAGCGCAAGCGTTCCCGCTAG
- a CDS encoding peptidylprolyl isomerase — translation MLEGLRVASQNWIGRTIMALVMGVIVISFSIWGVGDVFRGMTAQRLARVGSGEVTVETYRSAYQNELRRIQQRMRRAITNEEAHQAGLDLQILERLVTEVALDQKARQLGLAASDETTQRLLASEKVFQGPDGKFDAMRFKQIANDSGFTERGFVADQKNAYLRKTITDIAVAGVEPPKLMVEAIYRFRNESRTIDYVILPPSLVGAAATPSDEELKKYFDEREQTFRAKEYRKLTALVVSPSTVGKPESVPAEQVRKLYEEVKSKRYGMPEKRDVRQIVFKTDTEAEAALAKLKAGADIEAMAAELKLNPKDVNLGLVEQRDFGDPKVGAAVFALPSPGLTEPVHTAFGAVVSQVKSIAPAVYNKTFEQAEPELRAEIAAQGAMPEVRRLHEAIEDQRASGKTLAESAKAVGLETQVYDGVDDAGNDRSGKPIAGLPSGPDLVKAAFASDIGVDNDTVATRDGGYVWYEVNGIEPARQKTFEEVKAAVVDAMRSDAAQKALAAKADEIVAKLNAGRSIEDVAKEVGVQTQRANDVKREARPDFNTNVIVRFFDVAPRNAGSAVVDNGRLVFFVRDSTTPVFDPSSIEAKTIAQQLKPAFHNDLLEQYVGGLEKALGVDINQKALEAATGAERDK, via the coding sequence ATGCTAGAAGGCCTGCGCGTCGCCTCGCAGAACTGGATCGGCCGCACCATCATGGCGCTGGTCATGGGCGTCATCGTCATCAGTTTTTCGATCTGGGGCGTCGGAGACGTGTTTCGCGGCATGACCGCCCAGCGGCTCGCCCGAGTCGGCAGCGGCGAAGTCACGGTCGAGACCTATCGCAGCGCCTATCAGAACGAGCTCCGCCGCATTCAGCAGCGGATGCGGCGCGCAATCACCAATGAAGAAGCGCATCAGGCGGGGCTGGACCTTCAGATCCTCGAGCGCCTCGTCACGGAAGTTGCGCTTGACCAAAAGGCGCGCCAGCTCGGGCTGGCGGCAAGCGATGAGACCACCCAGCGTCTGCTCGCGTCTGAAAAGGTGTTTCAGGGGCCCGACGGCAAATTCGACGCCATGCGCTTCAAGCAGATCGCCAATGACTCCGGCTTCACCGAGCGGGGTTTCGTCGCGGATCAGAAGAACGCTTACCTGCGCAAGACGATTACAGACATCGCCGTCGCCGGAGTCGAGCCGCCCAAGTTGATGGTCGAGGCGATTTATCGTTTCCGCAATGAGTCGCGAACGATCGACTACGTCATTCTGCCGCCGTCGCTGGTCGGCGCCGCAGCGACGCCATCCGACGAAGAGCTGAAAAAATACTTCGACGAACGCGAGCAGACCTTCCGCGCCAAGGAATACCGCAAGCTGACGGCGCTGGTCGTCAGCCCTTCTACGGTCGGGAAGCCGGAGAGCGTGCCCGCCGAGCAGGTGCGCAAGCTTTACGAGGAGGTCAAATCGAAGCGCTACGGCATGCCGGAAAAGCGTGACGTACGGCAGATCGTGTTCAAGACCGACACCGAAGCCGAAGCTGCGCTCGCCAAGCTCAAAGCCGGCGCCGACATCGAGGCGATGGCGGCCGAGCTCAAACTCAATCCCAAGGACGTCAACCTCGGCCTCGTCGAGCAGCGCGACTTCGGCGATCCCAAAGTCGGCGCGGCGGTTTTTGCGCTTCCCAGTCCGGGGCTCACCGAGCCGGTTCATACCGCCTTCGGGGCCGTCGTCTCTCAGGTAAAGAGCATCGCCCCGGCGGTCTACAACAAGACTTTCGAGCAGGCCGAGCCGGAACTGCGCGCGGAAATCGCCGCGCAGGGCGCGATGCCTGAAGTGCGCCGGCTCCATGAGGCCATCGAGGATCAGCGCGCCTCCGGCAAAACTCTCGCCGAATCCGCAAAGGCCGTGGGGCTGGAGACGCAGGTCTATGACGGCGTCGACGACGCAGGCAATGACCGCAGCGGCAAGCCGATCGCCGGCCTTCCTTCCGGTCCAGACCTCGTGAAGGCCGCCTTCGCATCGGACATCGGCGTCGATAACGATACCGTCGCGACGCGTGACGGCGGCTATGTCTGGTACGAGGTCAATGGCATCGAGCCCGCCCGGCAGAAGACATTCGAAGAGGTGAAGGCGGCCGTCGTCGACGCCATGCGCAGCGACGCGGCGCAAAAGGCGCTCGCCGCCAAGGCCGATGAAATCGTCGCCAAGCTGAACGCGGGCCGGTCAATCGAAGACGTCGCCAAGGAAGTGGGCGTTCAGACCCAACGCGCCAATGACGTGAAGCGCGAAGCGCGGCCCGACTTCAACACCAACGTCATCGTTCGATTCTTCGATGTCGCGCCGCGCAACGCCGGCTCCGCCGTCGTCGACAATGGGCGGCTGGTGTTTTTCGTGCGCGACTCGACGACTCCCGTGTTCGACCCGAGTTCGATCGAAGCGAAGACGATCGCCCAGCAACTGAAGCCTGCGTTTCACAACGACCTGCTGGAGCAATATGTCGGCGGCCTCGAGAAGGCGCTCGGCGTCGACATCAACCAGAAGGCCTTGGAAGCCGCGACCGGAGCGGAACGCGACAAGTGA